The genomic region CCCCTCCAGTTGTTGAAATGGTTCTGCCGCTTTCATCCGACACGGTAAACGGTGCAACCACGCTTGCTTTTAAAGTTTCAGACAACGACCATCTTGCAAAGGCTGAATATATTCCTCCGTCCGGAGATTCCGCTTCTACAAGCGCGGCTGCAAATGCGGGAACATCCGCTGCACGTACCGGTATTACGCCGGCCAATACTGCGGCCGCTTCAAGTACTGCGTCAGGCGCGGCTGTTCGTAAAGACATACCTCTTTCTTCTCTCGTTAACGTCATGGTAGGTACGGACTCTTATCCTATCAGCAGCGGAATGAACTTTGTTTTTACCGACGCTGCAGGCAATGAAGCTTTTGTAAGATCAGTGCCGTTTACAATCGATGCGGCATCCGATATGCCGCGGGTGGAAATGCATATGCCGCCGGAAAATGCGGTGGAGACGTATGATTTTACGGTTTCAGGCGTTATCTATGATGATGACGGACCTTCAAATTGTTATTATAAGATTGATGACGGTCAATGGATTGAACTTACAAACAATTCGTCGAACTTTAATTTTACGGTTCCGATTTCGGCGCTTTCAGATAACGAGCATGTGCTTACGGTTTATGCCGTAGACAGGAACGGAGTTAAAGGTGAAGAAACTACACGTAAATTCCGCGTTTCGTTGAACGAACCTGAAGGTGAAGTTATAAATCCTTCATTTGACAAGACTGTAAGCCGTGACGTATTAATTGAAGGAACTGCGCACGATAAAAACGGCATAGAAAAAGTTATGGTGTCGCTCGATAACGGAAATACATACCACGATGCTGCCGGAAAAGAAAAATGGTCTTTCAGATTTGATTCACGCATAATTTCCGACGGTTCTCATGTTGTCTTTTATAAAATTTACGATTCTTACGGAATACAAGGTTTGTATTCAAGCCTGATAAATATTGACAATACTGCGCCTGAAATTTCGCTTGTTTCTCCTGTCGACGGCACAAGAACATCAGGGACGGTGTTTTTCTCAGGTTATACGATAGATAATATAAAGCTTACGGAACTCAATATTGCCGTTCACTCTTTGGATAAGGCCTTTCCTTCCGCTGCAGCGGGTAAATTTTCAAATATACAACTTGAACCTTTTATGCTCATTTCAAAACCTGTAGATGTTTCCGCTTTGGACGACGGATTTTATAATTTTGAAATCATCGGGAAAGATGCCGCCGGTAACGAAACGCGCGTAACGCGTAATGTACATGTCGACAAGGCTTTTCCTTCTGCAGCAATCGGCATACTTTATCCTTTGACCGGAAGCTATGTAAACGGCAGATTCAATATTGCGGCAAAGATTGAAACACAGGAAACGGTAGAATCTCTGGTGCTCATAATGGACGGTATTGTCTTAGAAAAATCCGAAATCACGGATGCAGGATATTGTCAATTTGAACTTGGCCCCGAAAAGGTCTCGGAAGGAATCCATACTTATAAAATTCAAGCCTCACTGGCCGACGGCAAAATTGCAGTTTCCGCCGAACAGGAACTGAATTATTCTCCTTACGGGCCGTGGATAATGCTTGAAAAATTTGTCTTGGGTGATTTTGCCATAGGGCGGCCGTATGTTACGGGAAAGGCGGGCTATTTTGTAAGCGATGAAGAAAAAGCATATGTAAATTCCAAGGAAGCTTTTCCGGAAGAAAAAAATGCGTTCAAGGAAAAATCCGTTGAGTACATAGAACTCAGCCTTGACAACGGGAAAACATTTAAAAATATTTCCAAAAAAGAAAGCTGGAAATACCGTATTGAAACCGATTATCTTACCGAAGGGTATCATTTTATGCTTGTGCGCGCCGTAATGAAAGACGGCAGCACGGCCGTTTTAAATACCATGGTTCAGATTGACAAAAGTATGCCGTCCGTCCTCCTTATCTCTCCTACTGAAGGCGGAAGATACAATCAGAAAATTTCGTTTGACGGACTTGCCGACGGTAAGAGGGGATTAAAGGAAGTAAAGCTTGCTTTGCGCGACGGCGATAAAATGATGTACGGAATTCCCGGATTTATACAGGGACTTTATTTTGATATACATTTTTGGGGTGCCACGCTCTTTGATGTCGGAGTAGGGGTTTCTTTCTTTGACGATAACGTAAAACTGCAATTTCAGTACGGTCAGCTCACTCAGTCGCAGCGGAATATGATTAAAGGATCTCCGTTCCGTTACGGAGGGAATGTCATAGGCACAAAAATACTGGCAAACGTTGCCAGTATGCCGTTCCATTATTTTTTCGGACCGGACTTTACATGGCTTTCGGCAAATGTTGCACTTGGAGCTAACTTTTCACGTTTCGATAATACTAACAGCGGGAAGGCGCAAATTCTTTCGGCTATTTTGGCGCAGCTTGAATTTCCGCGTATGACTTTTGAACAGTTAAAGAAATTCAGAACAATGTCTTTCTACACCGAATTTCAGCTTTGGTTTATTCCCACGGATATATCCGAAGCGGACGGAGTAAAGAACATTGTGCCCCAGGTAGGCGTAGGTATAAGACTTAATGTGTTTTAAGATAGATTTATCTCATATTGCGCATTTCACTTGAGTTCTGTGACAAAACAAATGCCTGCGCCACAGAAATTTCCGAGGGTTTCATAGGCTTAGGAATGAGGTCAATGCAGCTCATTTAAAAAAATCAATTGAACAGCATAAAGCCGGAAAAATACAAAAACACGAGTTATTACAAGGTCCGGGTATTGGTCAAGGCGAATAAATCATGGACAATGTTAGGTTGATGCTGCAATACCGCATTTTAAATAAAGTTTAACCAGGCGGCTATAAGTCGCCGCCTAGCTAACTGTCGAGTTTGCCCTTCCAAAACACCGCTAATCTAATGAAGGTTTTATTCCAGCGACGCCGTCTGCAAGCCTTTCTTTGTACCGTATCCCAACAAAGCCGAGTTAACGTTTGAAGTGTTTTTCTTTATTCCTATGCCTACGGAATAATCAAGCGGTATTTCACTTGTGGGAACCGTCATAACTTCCCAACTGCCGGTAAAGAAGTCGTTTGTCACACCTGTCGGAACGGACGACTCTCCCAGTTTTGAAAGCCATGCGGTACGTACGGAGAACGATGTTTTTGTAAATGCGGATATGAAATAAGAAATATACGGCACGTAATATGTCGTCCCGCCTATGTCTTTTTCCATGACGTCAATTGAAATATTGGTGCCTACGGAAAGGTACGAATCCACTTTTACAACTTCAGGAGTAGTATCGCGATAATCGGAAAGATATGCGTACTTTAAATCTCCCGCTGAGGCTCCGTAGTAGGCGATATGTATTCCGCCCTTTGCGTCCACCGCCATGTCCACATACCAGCCGGAAAAGTCCGAATCTACGAGGATAGTGTTTGAACCCCATTGCGACTGGCTTGTAGCAGTATCCGGCGAAGTATTATGGCTCATAAGCAACGATTGGCTTGAAGAATCGTACCAGGCGACTATTGCCGTACCGCTTGTTAAGCCGTTTTCCGTCGTATTGCTTACGCCTACTGCGCTGTACTCTCCGGCGCGCGCAGTATTATCTGTTGAAACGGTGCCTATGTTATATGTGCCTGTAGCGCCGAAGCCAGCAACCACATGATAGCCCTGTCCTGATCCGAAGTTTGTGTTATTGTGGTTAGCCAATGCTCCCGTAAATGAAAGCTGTGCATTTTGATCGTTCGGATTGCCGCTTACTTCCCCATAACGGAATTTAACTTGGTCGGTAGTACTGTCGTAATACGTCATGTAAACGTGCCCCGTTGAAGAATAATAATCAGCGGAAATTTTTGGGTTCATTACCCTGCTCGCATTAAAAACGCTGCCGTTATAAGTATTTTCTATACAGACTTTTTTCTTTCCGCTGCTGTATGCATGGCGAGAACTTCCGGTTCCGACGCCGGGATTCGCATAGGAACCGTTAGCATATATTCTTCCGGGAACATTTTTTGTGTTCCAAGCATAAAACCCGTTATTTGCATAGCCGCTTCCGTAATAAGCTTGATTTGCTCCGCTTCCGCCGCCGCTGTCTGCGTTTAGGGCCGAGCCGTATATGCGCCCGTAGTTATCGACGGCGCATGCGGTGTCATACCATTGCGTAAAGGATTTGTCAATTCTAAACGAAAAACCGCCGTAATACATTTTTACCTCGTCCGCGCCGCTGTCGTATACAAATCCGAGCGTTTGATCGGTGTCTTTACCAACCCTCATTGTGGGATAGCGGACGGCGCTGTCATTTACTATATCGTTAAATTTCCATACGCGTAATTCGCGATCGTCGGTTAGAAGTTTGTTGTTTATAACGTTCCCCTCGGCATTGTAGCTGTACAAAAGCGGATTCATATTGGCGTCAAATGTAGGAGCCGCGTTTTCGTTGTTCAGAGAAGTTATGGAATTAACCGTAACGCTTAACTTTCCGGATTTTGACGGAGCCGTAAAAGTTATTGTGTCGAAACCGGAACCTCCGGGTGAGGAAATGGTTTGCGATCCCACTTTAACGGTTGAAGATGAACCGTTAAAGTTAAAGCCCTTAAGCGTTATTGTCTCGCCGCTTCGAACCGGATATGCGCCTGTAGCCGAGCGACTGAATACGGACGGATTTGAGTTATAGGCTTTATCGAGATGCGTTTCCATTTTGCTTATATACGGCACGACATCTATTTTGTAGTAAGGCGTCTTTGTCGTTGACGTCGTCTGCGTCGTACTTGCGGCGGAATTTTGCGAACTTGCATACGTTGCAGTATCGGCGTAATAAGTGACGCCGTCTATGCTGCGTTTTGAAAATCCTGCACCCGATCCGGTCGTATAGCTGGGCGTTCCTTCATCCTCCGCCATTACGCCGATTCCTATATCGGAAGATGCGACATTTGTAATTCTCGAAGTATCCCACGAGAATGTCCACGTTACATTATGACCCGAATTTGTAAACGTATTTGTATTTACGTCAAATTTGAATCCGTAGTTGCCTGAAATACTTCCTGCAGCCCATGCATCTGTTCCTGTCCATGTGCCGCTGATGACCGAATATTCGGCCATTAGGTAATATGACGTGTGAACTGAATGATGTGTAAGGCCTGCAGCGGCAAACTTTGTTTCCATGCCGGGCACTTTAAGATACAGACGTTTAAGACGCTGATTGTCGCTTGCGGTTCCCGTAACCGAAATCTTTCCGGATGCTTTTGGGTCGCGGTCTTTAACGCCGGACGGATCATTGAATGCCGTTGTCGGAAGATCGCCTTCAAGTTCGATGTGTCCGTTTGCCTTTTTTTCGTCTGCGGTTGCCCCGAACAAACTGTTGTCGCTTGCCGTGTTCCAATAAAACGGATTTATGGCGGACTCGGGAGGAACCCCGTCGCGTACTTTTACGGCCAAGTACATGG from Treponema parvum harbors:
- a CDS encoding Ig-like domain-containing protein, translating into MKKSLFLVLMSFSLVVFARDVTERDVKQKSVWHEEFDISDKKGGKYNFVVTVTGKNGKQQLAGPANIFIDPASDLPVVSITNPNTNIDVTGNLNIVGTCVDDDGVGYVELILDGNTERPVRAEGKEFWSYYLDTSNMKEGLHTIEARGVDINGLSGKPLFLQWSFNPHGPVSEITNQSIGALLSKVVKLEGTVSDGNGIKSLFYSLDGGQRFKEIKLNRKKEGVSFLLEIDTRKLADGPTVIWFKSVDMWRSEGIYTYMFFVDNTAPEVSIVYPAEGDEPNGVFSVAGFVRDAVSVGEVLWTADNQSGSFDLTPGNPYWVKELDTTANRSSSIRFTVTARDLAGNTTTVQKNIKLNQNADKPVLVLQSPSADTVARDRGSVVLRGIATDDDAVESVIYSFDAGPEQTIQTRGVFCAILDENERLSAGKHTVTVRAVDKYGVSGNPVTVTFNAEGPAGSFSDARIRVSGREPEPVHYGMQLDPSLKPVYETSVSADCGIAYVSWTLKPESGAVITGERKNSSSSPKIDLSIPLSAVPAGSLSVEISASDKYGRTLTQNTVLGIMNYSREGGASEVSVPAEPIAPPSSDTAIPILVVTAPENLSYTGSSVNIRGTADDEGGIERVDYSYDGGISWTPCNIERTKGTDAGAVFSATINLLSEDGLVPINIRAADKTGNEAFAFLALYKDTAPPVVEMVLPLSSDTVNGATTLAFKVSDNDHLAKAEYIPPSGDSASTSAAANAGTSAARTGITPANTAAASSTASGAAVRKDIPLSSLVNVMVGTDSYPISSGMNFVFTDAAGNEAFVRSVPFTIDAASDMPRVEMHMPPENAVETYDFTVSGVIYDDDGPSNCYYKIDDGQWIELTNNSSNFNFTVPISALSDNEHVLTVYAVDRNGVKGEETTRKFRVSLNEPEGEVINPSFDKTVSRDVLIEGTAHDKNGIEKVMVSLDNGNTYHDAAGKEKWSFRFDSRIISDGSHVVFYKIYDSYGIQGLYSSLINIDNTAPEISLVSPVDGTRTSGTVFFSGYTIDNIKLTELNIAVHSLDKAFPSAAAGKFSNIQLEPFMLISKPVDVSALDDGFYNFEIIGKDAAGNETRVTRNVHVDKAFPSAAIGILYPLTGSYVNGRFNIAAKIETQETVESLVLIMDGIVLEKSEITDAGYCQFELGPEKVSEGIHTYKIQASLADGKIAVSAEQELNYSPYGPWIMLEKFVLGDFAIGRPYVTGKAGYFVSDEEKAYVNSKEAFPEEKNAFKEKSVEYIELSLDNGKTFKNISKKESWKYRIETDYLTEGYHFMLVRAVMKDGSTAVLNTMVQIDKSMPSVLLISPTEGGRYNQKISFDGLADGKRGLKEVKLALRDGDKMMYGIPGFIQGLYFDIHFWGATLFDVGVGVSFFDDNVKLQFQYGQLTQSQRNMIKGSPFRYGGNVIGTKILANVASMPFHYFFGPDFTWLSANVALGANFSRFDNTNSGKAQILSAILAQLEFPRMTFEQLKKFRTMSFYTEFQLWFIPTDISEADGVKNIVPQVGVGIRLNVF